The following proteins are co-located in the Triticum aestivum cultivar Chinese Spring chromosome 1A, IWGSC CS RefSeq v2.1, whole genome shotgun sequence genome:
- the LOC123191531 gene encoding pentatricopeptide repeat-containing protein At2g13600, with protein MWEWDATSLAGALKSAATCRSTPHVKPLHAVLLKLGLSASAILATSLAHLALRCGLPGYARALFDEMPRRDVVSWTSLITGHAHQGLHGDSLALLRRMVESGVAPNGYTLSGGLLACAGVGQAALATGKEIHARVVKMSMYGPVDSVVENGVLDMYARCRNVDYARRVFGVMVARDIVAWNSMMAGYLGSGQAEEALGLFVSMVSCEVGADGFSYAIIVDACGELALLKQGMQVHARVLGAGFDSDVVVRNSLLDMYAKCGCVDSAELVFNGTPSLDAVLWTTMISAYGRFGRAQDAVCLFDRMARLGIKRDGVAYLAVLSACSHGGLVREGWHYFKFLFDGQSSVKLQPEHYGCMADLICRRGHLEDALEFIESMPFESSIAAWSALLNSCRIYGNAKLGQLGASRLLELDPENHSNWVALSSIHASEGDWHETWMIKENMNREWVKKEPGCSWVELHDGVHVFLMADQSHPELVNVLQTLDSLKEDIWVMPSKPWTISCDAL; from the coding sequence ATGTGGGAGTGGGACGCCACCTCCCTCGCCGGCGCCCTCAAATCCGCCGCCACTTGCCGTTCCACTCCCCATGTCAAACCCCTCCACGCTGTCCTCCTCAAGCTCGGTCTGTCGGCGTCCGCCATCCTAGCTACCTCACTCGCGCATCTGGCACTCCGGTGCGGGCTCCCTGGTTACGCCCGTGctctgttcgatgaaatgcccagaCGGGACGTGGTCTCCTGGACGTCCCTCATCACCGGCCACGCTCACCAGGGTCTGCACGGAGACTCTCTCGCACTTCTGCGGCGCATGGTGGAATCTGGTGTTGCTCCCAACGGGTACACACTGTCCGGTGGGTTGCTCGCGTGTGCCGGGGTTGGCCAGGCCGCCCTTGCTACCGGGAAGGAAATCCATGCCAGGGTTGTGAAGATGAGTATGTACGGCCCGGTCGATTCGGTTGTGGAGAACGGGGTTCTTGACATGTACGCGAGGTGCCGGAATGTTGACTATGCGAGGAGAGTGTTTGGGGTGATGGTGGCGAGGGACATTGTTGCGTGGAACTCGATGATGGCCGGGTATCTCGGGAGTGGGCAAGCTGAGGAGGCTCTGGGCTTGTTTGTGTCAATGGTTTCTTGTGAGGTTGGCGCAGATGGCTTCTCGTATGCCATAATTGTGGATGCGTGTGGGGAGCTGGCGTTGTTAAAACAGGGGATGCAGGTGCATGCACGGGTTCTTGGTGCAGGATTTGATTCTGATGTGGTTGTAAGGAATTCCTTGCTGGATATGTATGCAAAGTGTGGATGTGTTGATTCAGCAGAGCTTGTCTTCAATGGGACACCTTCATTAGATGCTGTTTTATGGACTACGATGATCTCAGCTTATGGCAGGTTTGGTCGTGCACAAGACGCGGTATGCTTGTTTGATAGGATGGCACGATTGGGCATCAAAAGAGATGGAGTAGCATACCTTGCGGTGTTGTCAGCTTGTAGCCATGGCGGACTAGTTCGAGAAGGTTGGCACTACTTCAAGTTTCTGTTTGATGGCCAAAGCTCGGTTAAGTTGCAGCCTGAGCACTACGGTTGTATGGCAGATCTAATTTGCAGGAGAGGTCACCTAGAAGATGCTCTTGAATTCATTGAGAGTATGCCGTTTGAGTCGAGCATTGCTGCTTGGAGTGCGCTACTTAATTCCTGTCGAATCTATGGGAATGCTAAGTTAGGTCAGCTTGGAGCGTCCCGTCTACTCGAGCTTGATCCAGAGAACCACAGTAACTGGGTTGCTTTATCAAGTATACATGCATCGGAGGGCGATTGGCATGAGACATGGATGATCAAGGAGAACATGAACAGAGAGTGGGTGAAGAAAGAGCCTGGATGTAGTTGGGTCGAGTTGCATGATGGAGTTCATGTATTTCTAATGGCTGATCAGTCTCACCCTGAATTGGTTAATGTACTGCAGACTCTTGATTCTTTGAAGGAAGATATATGGGTGATGCCTTCAAAACCATGGACAATTTCTTGTGATGCTCTTTGA